In Gemmatimonadaceae bacterium, one genomic interval encodes:
- a CDS encoding multidrug efflux RND transporter permease subunit, with the protein MSNTVYSPNGHGEKEEIRYFFIRRPVLAAVISIVITLLGLFAIRLLPIARYPQISPPAVRIQANYPGASSEDAAQAVAAPIEEQLAGLQGMLYYSSSNASDGSTNITVTFDVSRNQDLAAVDVQNAVKLAEPQLPDAVRTNGITILKANTDILAVVALHSTDPRYDATYLANYLKLNVLDELKRVPGVGDATPFPARDFAMILQLDPEKMAQLGITVTDVAAAVREQNATNPAGRLGAEPSPPGTQLTLPITTLGRLTTPKEFDDIVVRARPDGSIVRLSDIGKATLGARSYDLQGRLNGVPTAFALLYTRPGANALAVKDAVQKRLNELQTSFPQGITAALPFDTTPFVSASIKEVAITLVEAMILVTLVVFLFLQSWRATLIPMLAVPVSVIGTFLGLLAFGMSINVLTLFGLVLAIGIVVDDAIVVIENVERIMATEKLSPRLAADKAIRQVGAALIAIVLVLCSVFVPVAFIGGVTGAFFKQFAMTIVIAVVLSGLVALTLTPALCALLLTETNETHTTGFFGWFNRVFARGTNRYVGAVDSVLGRPSAWLGAFAILIALAGVLWTRIPTAFIPTEDKGYMAMSIQLPDAASLQRTVAVVSNVEKIIRSEPAVQNIVALVGLDLLTQSNTTNAATVFMNLKPWDKRTKHDALDSIAARINGKLFAMRDANAFGFNLPEVPGLGVTAGVELNLQNRNGQDIREFAGHVNEFRQAVNLLPASGGLNSTFRANVPQVYVTVDRTAAKARGVNLTDLFATLQAFLSSLYINDFNLFGKTYRVQANAAEQYRQSPNDIGRLYVRGTNNQMVPISALTSTSFRSAPTVITRFNGFTSTQFTGPPKQGHSSGELLSEVDDVIRNQFGSAGLGVSFSGQSYQERVSSGAAGIVFVLGLIMVFLVLAAQFESWSVPFAVLLGVPFGVLGALLGIWLRGQPNDIYFQVGLITVVGLAAKNAILIVEFATHLRDQGLDIRQAAIEAARERLRPILMTSFAFILGVLPLMIASGAGAASRHSIGTGVFAGMLFATSIGIFFIPLFFRIIRGLAERRGPRQAKPIAAPLTSPLSEREPAHVVATERA; encoded by the coding sequence GTGAGCAATACGGTCTACTCGCCGAACGGCCACGGTGAGAAAGAAGAGATCAGGTACTTCTTCATTCGTCGCCCTGTGCTCGCGGCGGTGATCTCCATTGTCATCACGCTGCTCGGTCTGTTCGCGATTCGACTGTTGCCCATCGCGCGCTACCCGCAGATCTCGCCACCCGCGGTGCGTATCCAGGCGAACTATCCGGGCGCGTCGTCCGAAGACGCCGCCCAGGCAGTCGCCGCGCCGATCGAGGAGCAGCTCGCCGGTCTGCAGGGGATGCTGTACTACTCGTCGTCGAACGCGAGCGACGGTTCGACCAACATCACCGTCACCTTCGACGTCTCGCGCAACCAGGATCTCGCCGCGGTCGACGTGCAGAATGCCGTGAAGCTCGCTGAGCCGCAGCTGCCGGACGCGGTGCGCACGAATGGCATAACGATTCTCAAGGCGAATACGGATATTCTCGCCGTGGTTGCGTTACACTCGACGGATCCGCGTTACGACGCGACGTACCTCGCGAATTACCTGAAGCTCAACGTGCTCGACGAGCTGAAGCGCGTACCGGGCGTCGGCGACGCGACGCCGTTCCCGGCGCGCGATTTCGCGATGATTCTCCAGCTCGATCCGGAGAAGATGGCGCAGCTCGGCATCACGGTGACCGATGTTGCTGCCGCCGTCCGCGAGCAGAACGCGACCAATCCCGCTGGCCGCTTGGGGGCAGAGCCGTCTCCCCCCGGCACGCAGCTGACACTACCAATCACTACCCTCGGTCGCCTAACGACTCCCAAAGAGTTCGACGACATAGTAGTCCGTGCACGCCCGGACGGTTCGATCGTCAGGCTTTCCGACATCGGCAAAGCGACGCTCGGCGCGCGGAGCTACGATCTGCAGGGGCGGCTCAACGGCGTACCGACCGCCTTCGCCCTTCTCTACACGCGTCCCGGCGCGAATGCGCTCGCGGTGAAGGACGCCGTCCAGAAGCGATTGAATGAGCTGCAGACGAGCTTCCCGCAGGGGATCACCGCGGCGCTGCCCTTCGACACGACGCCCTTCGTCAGCGCGTCGATCAAGGAAGTGGCGATCACGCTCGTCGAGGCGATGATCCTCGTGACGCTCGTCGTCTTCCTGTTCCTGCAGAGCTGGCGCGCGACGCTGATCCCGATGCTCGCCGTTCCTGTGAGCGTCATCGGCACGTTCCTCGGTCTGCTTGCGTTCGGCATGTCAATCAACGTGCTGACGCTGTTTGGTCTCGTGCTCGCGATCGGCATCGTCGTCGACGACGCGATTGTCGTGATCGAGAACGTCGAGCGCATCATGGCGACGGAGAAGCTGTCGCCGCGACTCGCCGCGGACAAAGCGATTCGCCAGGTCGGGGCCGCGCTCATCGCGATCGTACTCGTGCTCTGCTCGGTGTTCGTGCCGGTCGCGTTCATCGGCGGGGTGACGGGCGCCTTCTTCAAACAGTTCGCGATGACGATCGTGATCGCCGTCGTGTTGTCGGGGCTCGTCGCGCTGACGTTGACGCCGGCGCTGTGTGCGCTGCTGCTCACGGAGACCAACGAGACGCACACGACGGGATTCTTTGGTTGGTTCAATCGCGTCTTTGCGCGCGGCACCAATCGCTACGTGGGCGCGGTGGACTCCGTGCTGGGCCGTCCGTCGGCATGGCTCGGCGCCTTTGCGATCCTGATCGCTCTTGCCGGCGTCCTATGGACGCGGATTCCGACTGCTTTCATTCCAACGGAAGACAAGGGCTACATGGCGATGTCGATCCAGCTGCCGGACGCGGCGTCGCTACAGCGCACGGTGGCGGTCGTCTCGAACGTGGAGAAGATCATTCGCAGCGAGCCGGCGGTGCAGAACATCGTCGCGCTCGTCGGCCTCGATCTGCTCACTCAGTCGAATACCACCAACGCGGCTACGGTGTTCATGAACCTGAAGCCGTGGGACAAGCGCACGAAGCACGACGCGCTCGACTCGATCGCGGCGCGCATCAACGGGAAGCTATTTGCGATGCGCGATGCGAACGCCTTCGGCTTCAATCTCCCGGAGGTGCCAGGCCTTGGTGTGACCGCCGGCGTCGAGCTGAACCTGCAGAATCGAAATGGTCAGGACATTCGGGAGTTCGCCGGTCACGTCAACGAGTTTCGTCAGGCGGTGAATCTGCTGCCTGCGTCCGGCGGCCTGAACTCGACCTTTCGTGCGAATGTGCCGCAGGTGTACGTGACCGTCGATCGCACGGCGGCCAAGGCGCGCGGCGTGAATCTCACGGACTTATTTGCTACCCTTCAAGCCTTTTTGTCGTCGCTGTACATCAACGACTTCAACCTGTTCGGCAAGACCTATCGCGTGCAGGCGAATGCCGCCGAACAGTACCGCCAATCGCCTAACGACATCGGCCGCCTCTACGTGCGCGGCACCAACAACCAGATGGTGCCGATCTCGGCGCTCACGTCGACGAGCTTCCGGAGCGCGCCGACCGTGATCACTCGCTTCAATGGTTTCACGTCCACTCAATTCACCGGGCCGCCGAAGCAAGGTCACTCGAGCGGTGAGCTCTTGTCGGAAGTCGACGACGTGATCAGAAATCAGTTCGGGTCCGCGGGCCTGGGCGTCTCGTTTTCTGGTCAGTCGTATCAGGAGCGCGTGTCGAGTGGTGCCGCGGGTATCGTGTTTGTCCTCGGGCTGATCATGGTGTTCCTCGTGCTCGCCGCGCAGTTCGAGAGCTGGTCGGTGCCATTCGCCGTCCTGCTCGGCGTGCCCTTCGGCGTCCTCGGCGCGCTGCTCGGGATCTGGCTGCGAGGGCAGCCTAACGACATCTACTTCCAGGTCGGATTGATCACCGTCGTGGGACTCGCGGCGAAGAACGCGATCCTCATCGTCGAGTTCGCGACGCACCTTAGGGATCAGGGACTAGACATTCGTCAGGCGGCTATCGAAGCGGCGCGCGAGAGGTTGCGTCCGATCTTGATGACGTCCTTCGCATTCATTCTCGGCGTGCTACCGTTGATGATCGCGTCCGGTGCAGGCGCGGCGAGCCGGCACTCGATCGGCACCGGCGTGTTTGCCGGGATGCTCTTCGCGACGTCGATCGGGATTTTCTTCATCCCGCTCTTCTTCCGGATCATTCGTGGATTGGCGGAGCGACGCGGGCCGCGTCAGGCGAAGCCCATCGCCGCGCCGCTCACGTCGCCGCTGTCCGAACGCGAACCGGCGCACGTTGTCGCAACGGAGCGCGCATGA
- the aroF gene encoding 3-deoxy-7-phosphoheptulonate synthase, with product MIIITRANISDAELDAIRERIEQRGMRTHLSRGVERTIIGCIGDESLLAEVPLRSMPGVEDVVPVLKPYKLASREFAAAPTIVRVGDDPSHPSRVAAFGGRAIAVIAGPCSVEGPEMLRESAEAVRDAGGVMLRGGAFKPRTSPYAFQGLGNTALKMLAEVRRSTGMPVVTEVMDPRQIDSVAEHADMLQVGARNMQNFSLLSELGRVKRPILLKRGLSATIKELLMAAEYIMAQGNRDVVLCERGIRTFEQATRNTLDVAAVPVLKRETHLPVIVDPSHAGGVADLVAPLSFASIAAGADGLIIEVHPDPANALSDGDQSLSFEGFRSLMARLAAFAEAAGRSLGGSRDDATGAAA from the coding sequence TTGATCATCATCACCCGCGCGAACATCTCCGACGCCGAGCTCGACGCCATTCGCGAGCGCATCGAGCAACGTGGCATGCGCACCCATCTCTCGCGCGGCGTCGAGCGCACCATCATCGGCTGCATTGGCGACGAATCGCTGCTCGCCGAGGTCCCGCTGCGTTCGATGCCCGGCGTCGAGGACGTCGTGCCGGTGCTCAAGCCCTACAAGCTCGCGTCGCGCGAGTTCGCGGCGGCGCCGACCATCGTGCGCGTTGGCGACGATCCCTCGCACCCGAGCCGCGTCGCTGCGTTCGGCGGGCGAGCGATCGCCGTCATAGCAGGCCCTTGCTCGGTAGAAGGACCTGAAATGTTGCGCGAGAGCGCCGAAGCGGTGCGCGACGCAGGCGGCGTGATGCTCCGCGGCGGGGCGTTCAAACCGCGCACCTCCCCCTACGCATTCCAGGGTCTCGGCAATACGGCGCTCAAAATGCTCGCCGAGGTGCGACGCAGCACGGGCATGCCGGTCGTCACCGAGGTGATGGACCCGCGTCAGATCGACAGCGTCGCCGAGCACGCGGACATGCTCCAGGTCGGCGCGCGCAACATGCAGAACTTTTCGTTGCTGTCGGAGCTCGGTCGCGTCAAGCGGCCCATATTACTTAAACGTGGTCTTTCGGCGACCATTAAGGAGTTACTCATGGCCGCCGAGTATATCATGGCGCAGGGAAATCGCGACGTGGTGCTGTGCGAGCGCGGGATCCGGACCTTCGAGCAGGCGACGCGGAATACCCTCGACGTCGCCGCCGTTCCGGTGCTCAAGCGCGAGACGCACCTGCCGGTGATCGTTGACCCGAGTCACGCCGGCGGCGTCGCCGATCTCGTCGCGCCACTTTCGTTCGCTTCCATCGCGGCTGGCGCCGACGGACTCATTATCGAGGTTCATCCGGATCCCGCCAATGCGTTGTCTGACGGCGATCAATCGCTGTCGTTCGAGGGATTCCGATCGCTCATGGCGCGCCTGGCCGCGTTCGCCGAGGCCGCCGGCCGCTCGTTAGGTGGATCGCGCGACGACGCGACGGGAGCCGCAGCATGA
- a CDS encoding efflux transporter outer membrane subunit: MTRGVVALLAMTLTACSMGPRYHPETVIAPSERVGAARLSDSAQHFFDSLAVERARDITPEETEIAPRPALSMNTVTSAAWIDIIHDSTLVSLIDVALRQNRDLQGAVARINEYRADVGISRASQLPSLSLNGSESTNQIALGAFPPVGYRAARFTADLAWELDFWGRIRRGVQAARADLGAQEAGERATALSLVSDVASSYLQLLELDQEKTIAERTLSTRQTTLDIARQRFSQGLTSELDVRQFEAQVAAPAVTLAQAERSRAQTEHNLNVLLGEGPAAIPRGTTLSAAVSTLVVPDSIPAALLTRRPDIVQAERSYAAAVARIGVADAARWPTFSIAGTTGSQAGLPNNLFGGQTRVYQALVGISFPLFDGARLANVSSAARARAAQARASYESVALNAVREANDALVGVRTARDEAVAQATQANALRKALELATVRYEAGLSSYLDLLDAQRSLFGAELAASQAQLGELTAAVQLYKALGGSWVGTAPATRR; encoded by the coding sequence ATGACACGCGGCGTCGTCGCCCTCCTCGCGATGACGCTGACCGCATGCTCGATGGGGCCGCGATACCATCCCGAAACCGTGATCGCGCCATCGGAACGCGTTGGCGCGGCGCGGTTGAGTGATTCCGCACAGCACTTCTTCGACTCGCTCGCGGTCGAGCGTGCGCGCGACATCACGCCCGAAGAGACCGAGATCGCGCCGCGTCCTGCCTTGAGCATGAATACGGTGACCTCGGCCGCGTGGATCGACATCATTCACGACTCGACTCTCGTCTCGCTCATCGACGTCGCGTTGCGTCAGAATCGCGACCTGCAGGGTGCCGTCGCTCGGATCAACGAGTATCGTGCCGACGTCGGCATCTCGCGCGCTTCGCAGCTGCCGTCGCTGAGCCTCAACGGGAGTGAGAGCACGAATCAGATCGCGTTAGGCGCGTTTCCGCCGGTGGGGTATCGCGCGGCGCGCTTCACCGCCGACCTCGCCTGGGAGCTCGATTTTTGGGGCCGGATCCGTCGCGGCGTCCAGGCCGCACGCGCCGACCTCGGCGCGCAGGAGGCCGGCGAGCGCGCGACCGCGCTCTCGCTCGTGAGTGATGTCGCCTCGAGCTATCTGCAGCTTCTCGAGCTCGATCAGGAAAAGACCATAGCCGAGCGTACACTCAGCACGCGCCAGACCACGCTCGACATTGCCCGGCAACGTTTTTCGCAGGGTCTGACGTCGGAGCTCGACGTTAGGCAGTTCGAGGCGCAGGTCGCGGCGCCGGCCGTCACGCTCGCGCAGGCGGAGCGCTCGCGCGCGCAGACGGAGCACAACCTCAACGTCCTACTCGGCGAAGGACCCGCCGCGATTCCACGCGGCACCACGCTCAGCGCCGCCGTCTCGACGCTCGTCGTGCCGGATTCGATTCCGGCGGCGCTGCTCACGCGTCGTCCGGATATCGTGCAGGCCGAGCGATCGTATGCGGCGGCGGTGGCGCGCATCGGCGTCGCGGACGCAGCGCGCTGGCCCACGTTCAGCATCGCCGGCACAACGGGCAGTCAAGCAGGGCTCCCGAACAATCTCTTCGGGGGCCAGACACGTGTGTATCAGGCACTCGTCGGCATCTCGTTCCCGCTCTTCGACGGCGCGCGACTCGCGAACGTGTCCTCCGCGGCGCGTGCGCGAGCGGCTCAGGCGCGAGCATCGTACGAGTCCGTGGCACTCAACGCGGTGCGCGAAGCGAACGACGCGCTCGTCGGAGTACGGACAGCGCGCGACGAAGCGGTGGCGCAGGCGACGCAAGCGAACGCGTTGCGAAAGGCGCTCGAGCTCGCGACCGTGCGCTACGAGGCAGGATTGTCGAGCTACCTCGATCTGCTCGACGCGCAACGCAGTCTTTTCGGCGCCGAGCTCGCGGCGAGTCAGGCGCAGCTCGGTGAGCTCACGGCAGCGGTGCAGCTGTACAAGGCGCTCGGCGGCAGTTGGGTCGGCACGGCGCCGGCAACGCGGCGCTGA
- a CDS encoding ABC transporter permease has protein sequence MIENQEVRYVLRSLRRSPLFTTTVVLTLALGIGVTTSIFGIVNAVLLRPLPYPDSDRLVEPYHTLLAIGIPTAAQSRGTYFHYSRTVHSLQSIAASSPTTVNLADASATSEPERISAARVTANLLTTLRVLPERGRGFTANEDLPNGARVVLIGDGLWHRRFGADPSILSRDIRIDGNIYRIVGVMPSSFHYPDPLVELWVPMQLDPAARDAQGFGIVGVARLAPNATIASAERELNTQLTRLPESYPNIYPGLPTDKLLAQASARAAVHSLRDSVVGNFASILWVVAATVCLVLVVTCANVVNLLLVRSQGRAREVAVRAALGASRRRLLALFVTEAAVLATGGAIVGLGIAELTTQLLLRAGPTTIPRWDEIGVDGTSFAFTLGITILVALTCSVFPALRYRSMRFTALLREGGRTGTVGRERHRAQRTLIVIQVALALLLLAGCGLLTRTVSQLSKVKPGFDPSQTLAFAVSLPAGQFPRLAMASQFYLDVMDRLRALPGVEAVGAVSKLPLRAASPLVPVYLEHFPVAPGTLPHVFPFPVASAGYFQAMHIRLLAGRLFPDRLPTAAPQEVVVSRAFAEQYWHDSTGRRALGERLKVSTSETVPWSTVVGVVESVRDTSLAGPPIAEVYSPLRPLDPATADSLAPFTPRVMSIVVRASGDPLTLASAVRRQVFALNASVPIFDVQPMTAVLERVSSQTRFALLALGAAAAITLVLGALGLYGVIAYVVSLRTRELGLRMALGAEPSAVLGLVLRDGVTLAAIGIVAGLAAFAVVGRFLRGLLFGVAPDDPATLLSVVAVIVLVAAVASWLPAWRASRIDPLEALRLE, from the coding sequence ATGATAGAGAATCAAGAAGTGAGATACGTCCTTCGCTCTCTGCGGCGATCGCCGTTGTTCACGACGACCGTCGTGCTGACGCTCGCGCTCGGGATCGGTGTGACGACCTCCATTTTCGGCATCGTGAACGCCGTGTTGCTGCGACCGTTGCCGTATCCGGACTCTGACCGGCTCGTCGAGCCGTATCACACGCTGCTTGCAATCGGCATCCCCACCGCAGCGCAATCGCGCGGGACGTACTTCCACTATTCGCGCACTGTCCATTCGCTGCAGTCGATCGCGGCATCGTCTCCGACGACGGTGAATCTCGCCGACGCAAGCGCCACCAGCGAACCGGAGCGCATCAGCGCCGCCCGCGTCACCGCCAATCTGCTGACGACGCTTCGCGTGCTGCCGGAGCGCGGCCGCGGATTTACGGCGAACGAGGATCTGCCTAACGGCGCTCGCGTCGTACTGATCGGCGACGGTCTCTGGCACCGCCGCTTCGGCGCCGACCCTTCGATTCTTTCGCGCGACATCCGCATCGACGGGAACATCTATCGGATCGTCGGGGTGATGCCCTCGAGCTTCCACTATCCGGATCCACTGGTCGAGCTCTGGGTGCCGATGCAGCTCGACCCGGCTGCGCGTGACGCCCAGGGCTTCGGCATCGTCGGGGTCGCGCGTCTCGCACCCAACGCGACGATCGCGAGCGCCGAGCGGGAGCTCAACACGCAGCTGACGCGGCTGCCGGAATCCTACCCGAACATCTATCCGGGCTTGCCGACGGACAAGCTGTTGGCGCAGGCGAGCGCACGGGCTGCGGTGCACTCACTCCGCGACAGCGTCGTCGGCAATTTCGCCAGCATCCTCTGGGTCGTGGCGGCGACGGTCTGTCTCGTGCTCGTCGTCACCTGTGCGAACGTCGTGAATCTCCTGCTGGTTCGCTCGCAAGGACGAGCGCGAGAGGTCGCGGTGCGTGCCGCGTTAGGCGCGAGCCGACGCCGCCTTCTGGCGCTGTTCGTGACCGAGGCAGCGGTCCTGGCGACGGGTGGTGCGATCGTTGGCCTTGGAATCGCGGAGCTCACGACCCAGCTGCTCCTGCGTGCTGGCCCGACGACCATTCCGCGCTGGGACGAGATTGGAGTGGACGGCACCAGCTTCGCGTTCACGTTAGGCATCACGATACTCGTGGCGCTCACCTGCAGCGTCTTCCCGGCACTGCGGTATCGGTCGATGCGATTCACCGCGCTGCTCCGCGAGGGAGGACGCACGGGCACGGTCGGCCGCGAGCGACATCGGGCACAACGAACGCTCATCGTCATCCAGGTCGCTCTGGCGTTGCTGCTTCTGGCCGGCTGCGGGTTGTTGACGCGCACGGTGTCCCAGCTGAGCAAGGTCAAGCCAGGCTTCGATCCTTCGCAGACATTGGCTTTCGCTGTATCGCTGCCGGCTGGACAGTTCCCGAGGCTGGCGATGGCCTCGCAGTTCTACCTCGACGTGATGGATCGGCTGCGTGCACTCCCTGGCGTCGAGGCGGTGGGCGCGGTGTCGAAGCTTCCGCTGCGAGCAGCGTCGCCTCTCGTCCCGGTCTATCTGGAACACTTTCCCGTCGCGCCGGGAACACTGCCGCATGTATTCCCCTTTCCGGTCGCCAGCGCCGGATACTTTCAGGCGATGCACATTCGCTTGCTCGCAGGCCGGTTGTTTCCGGATCGGTTGCCGACAGCCGCGCCGCAAGAAGTCGTCGTAAGTAGAGCGTTTGCTGAACAGTATTGGCACGACTCGACCGGACGCCGCGCGCTAGGCGAACGCCTCAAGGTCTCTACGTCCGAGACGGTGCCCTGGTCCACCGTCGTCGGCGTCGTCGAGAGCGTTCGCGACACGTCGCTCGCCGGACCGCCCATCGCCGAGGTCTACTCTCCTCTCCGCCCACTCGACCCGGCGACGGCCGACAGCCTCGCGCCCTTCACGCCGCGCGTGATGAGCATTGTGGTGCGGGCGAGCGGTGACCCGCTGACGCTTGCATCGGCCGTACGGCGGCAGGTGTTCGCCCTGAACGCGAGCGTTCCGATCTTCGACGTGCAGCCGATGACTGCCGTCCTCGAACGAGTCTCGTCGCAGACGCGGTTCGCGTTATTGGCGCTCGGTGCCGCGGCGGCGATCACGCTCGTGCTCGGCGCGCTCGGGCTGTATGGCGTGATCGCCTATGTCGTGAGCCTGCGCACGCGCGAGCTCGGCCTCCGCATGGCGTTAGGCGCCGAGCCGTCGGCCGTGCTCGGGCTCGTGCTACGCGACGGCGTCACCCTCGCGGCCATCGGCATCGTGGCGGGGCTCGCGGCGTTCGCAGTGGTCGGGCGATTTCTCCGTGGGTTGCTGTTCGGCGTCGCGCCTGACGATCCAGCGACGCTGCTCTCGGTCGTGGCGGTGATCGTGCTGGTTGCCGCGGTCGCGAGCTGGCTGCCCGCGTGGCGCGCGTCGCGCATCGATCCGCTGGAGGCGCTGCGCCTCGAGTGA
- a CDS encoding chorismate mutase — MTSPDTALDALGKCRQQIEALDRELVGLLAKRVALSKEIGAMKKVAGLPTLDPAREAEVIRRAAGIARDAGLSDEKVRDIFWHVIGLSRAVQVDE; from the coding sequence ATGACCTCACCCGATACGGCGCTCGACGCGCTCGGCAAATGTCGTCAGCAGATCGAGGCGCTCGACCGCGAGCTGGTCGGGCTGCTGGCGAAGCGCGTCGCACTGAGCAAGGAGATCGGTGCGATGAAGAAGGTCGCGGGGCTGCCGACGCTCGATCCGGCTCGCGAAGCGGAGGTCATCCGCCGCGCGGCCGGGATTGCGAGAGACGCTGGGCTCAGTGACGAGAAAGTCCGAGACATTTTTTGGCATGTGATCGGACTCTCGCGCGCGGTGCAGGTCGATGAGTGA
- a CDS encoding efflux RND transporter periplasmic adaptor subunit, with protein MISPFARSAALAIVVLYGASACSKPAKPFAPPPAQVGIVTVTPTSIPEAYEFVGQVSPYRRVEVRSRVEGIVTERPFTEGSFVQKGQILYKLDVVKYDAAYRSAVARLDNAKRTLARLEPLVPRHAVAQQDVDNARSELESSQAAVDAAKKDLDDTVIRAEISGQVGRARLELGARVTGSADLLTTIDELDPIYVTFHPSSQQLLAWQGDPQSRALLATGAMNVSNGTGSTNGIGVRVVLPDGSLLPRVGHINFMSPSLDSASGTQEFRAEFTNGDRRLLPGQFVRVRLEGFARSSALAVPQRAVQQGLGRQFVYVVGAGDTVVARDVNPGQWSGGGLWLIDSGLVSGDRVVVDGIQKIAPGRVVRPMPIDSSAAKGKVKS; from the coding sequence ATGATCAGCCCCTTCGCGCGGTCCGCCGCGCTTGCCATCGTCGTCCTGTATGGCGCGTCAGCATGCAGTAAACCCGCGAAACCATTTGCTCCGCCGCCGGCCCAGGTCGGCATAGTCACCGTTACGCCCACGAGCATTCCCGAGGCATACGAGTTCGTCGGCCAGGTCTCGCCGTACCGGCGCGTCGAGGTTCGCTCGCGCGTCGAAGGCATCGTCACCGAGCGGCCGTTCACCGAAGGGAGCTTCGTCCAGAAGGGACAAATTCTTTACAAGCTGGATGTCGTGAAGTACGACGCGGCCTATCGCAGTGCCGTCGCGCGTCTCGACAACGCGAAGCGCACGCTCGCGCGACTCGAGCCGCTCGTGCCGAGGCACGCCGTCGCGCAGCAGGACGTCGACAACGCGCGCTCCGAGCTCGAGTCGTCGCAGGCCGCGGTGGACGCCGCAAAGAAGGACCTGGACGACACCGTCATTCGCGCGGAGATATCCGGTCAGGTCGGACGCGCGCGTCTCGAGCTCGGTGCACGCGTCACCGGGTCCGCGGATCTGCTGACGACCATTGATGAGCTGGACCCGATCTACGTCACCTTCCACCCGTCGTCGCAGCAGCTGCTGGCCTGGCAGGGCGATCCCCAATCACGGGCGCTGCTCGCGACAGGCGCGATGAACGTGAGCAACGGCACCGGGAGCACAAACGGAATCGGTGTGCGCGTCGTATTACCAGACGGCTCGCTCCTTCCGCGCGTTGGACACATCAATTTCATGTCGCCCTCCCTCGACTCGGCGAGCGGCACGCAGGAATTCCGCGCCGAGTTCACGAATGGTGATCGTCGATTGCTGCCGGGGCAGTTCGTGCGGGTGCGGCTCGAGGGCTTCGCGCGCTCGAGTGCGCTCGCCGTTCCGCAGCGCGCCGTCCAGCAAGGTCTGGGGCGTCAGTTCGTGTACGTCGTCGGCGCGGGCGACACCGTCGTCGCGCGTGACGTCAATCCGGGTCAGTGGAGCGGCGGCGGCCTCTGGCTCATCGATTCCGGTCTCGTGTCCGGCGATCGCGTCGTCGTCGACGGCATTCAGAAGATCGCACCAGGGCGAGTCGTTAGGCCGATGCCGATCGATTCGTCGGCAGCGAAGGGCAAGGTGAAGTCGTGA